The following proteins are encoded in a genomic region of Haloarcula marina:
- the cruF gene encoding bisanhydrobacterioruberin hydratase: protein MAETRRLPANRREAGARLDALVREHRFTIAVVFPLVGAVTLLASAEGLLPPPLAYNPFFVLFGTLVMRLPLVAGVFPLLDRKATFALVALTAYSYGIELYGVTTGWPYGEFAYGVDLGPMLFGEVPLGLPVFFFPLVLNAYLLVLLLLGRRAESALPRLLATLAAVMLVDLVLDPGAVAIGFWEYEVQQFYGVPWSNYRGWLLSGTVAVLLFDWGFDRAGLYRRLDQCEFMLDDLVSFVVLWGGINAFYGNWIPVALAALLGAGLLWTDRFDFDLSETRLGSAVWR, encoded by the coding sequence ATGGCTGAGACGCGGCGACTGCCCGCGAACCGACGCGAGGCGGGCGCGCGACTGGACGCCCTCGTCCGCGAGCACCGCTTCACCATCGCCGTCGTCTTCCCCCTCGTCGGCGCGGTGACGCTGTTGGCGAGCGCCGAGGGACTGCTCCCGCCGCCGCTCGCGTACAACCCGTTTTTCGTCCTGTTCGGGACGCTCGTGATGCGTCTGCCGCTGGTCGCCGGGGTGTTCCCCCTCTTGGACCGGAAGGCGACATTCGCCCTCGTCGCGCTGACGGCCTATTCGTACGGCATCGAACTGTACGGCGTGACGACGGGGTGGCCCTACGGCGAGTTCGCCTACGGCGTCGACTTGGGGCCGATGCTGTTCGGGGAAGTGCCGCTCGGCCTCCCGGTGTTTTTCTTCCCGTTAGTGTTGAACGCCTATCTGCTGGTCCTGCTCTTGCTCGGCCGCCGCGCGGAGTCGGCGCTCCCGCGACTGCTGGCGACGCTGGCGGCGGTCATGCTCGTCGACTTGGTGCTGGACCCGGGTGCCGTCGCCATCGGCTTCTGGGAGTACGAGGTCCAGCAGTTCTACGGCGTCCCGTGGTCGAACTACCGCGGCTGGCTCCTCTCGGGGACCGTCGCCGTCCTGCTGTTCGACTGGGGGTTCGACCGTGCTGGCCTGTACCGACGGCTCGACCAGTGCGAGTTCATGCTCGACGACCTCGTGAGCTTCGTCGTCCTCTGGGGCGGTATCAACGCCTTCTACGGCAACTGGATACCGGTCGCGCTCGCCGCGCTACTGGGTGCGGGTCTGTTGTGGACCGACCGCTTCGACTTCGACCTCTCGGAGACGCGACTGGGCAGCGCGGTCTGGAGATAG
- a CDS encoding Hsp20/alpha crystallin family protein, which yields MDATTEQSELHVSQSEHEDGWTVAADLRPVDDDEVTVELVGATAIVAVDAPPLRTEFDLELPDADATASLNNGVLVVESDERD from the coding sequence ATGGACGCAACCACCGAACAAAGCGAGTTACACGTCTCGCAGTCAGAACACGAGGATGGCTGGACGGTCGCCGCCGACCTCCGCCCGGTCGACGACGACGAAGTGACAGTGGAACTCGTGGGTGCGACGGCCATCGTCGCCGTCGACGCCCCGCCCCTCCGGACGGAGTTCGACCTCGAACTCCCCGACGCCGACGCGACGGCGTCGCTGAACAACGGCGTCCTCGTCGTCGAGAGCGACGAACGCGACTGA
- a CDS encoding NADH:flavin oxidoreductase/NADH oxidase, whose translation MTALFSPLDLRETTIPNRVMVSPMCQYSCEDRDGLATDWHRTHLTSRAVGGAGLVMTEATAVEPRGRISPEDLGLWSDEHARALEPITEFIRQQGSVPAIQLAHAGRKAATSRPWEGHDPLQPDEGGWEAVGPSGDPWPYEDGEAPPTKKLDRDGIDDVIQSFRTAAERACDAGFEVAEVHAAHGYLLHEFCSPVTNHREDGYGGDFEGRTRLVREVTAAVREVWPDGKPVFVRISATDWLPDRESWTVDDSVRLADRLADAGADLIDVSGGGIHPESRPDYAGPNYQLAYAERIREETESDIAVGAVGGITTPEQAEAIVANDRADLAIVGREHLRDPYFAMHAAEALDATDEVEGPPQYRRAFGF comes from the coding sequence ATGACTGCGCTGTTCTCACCGCTCGACCTCCGCGAGACGACGATACCGAACCGCGTGATGGTGTCGCCGATGTGCCAGTACTCCTGTGAAGACCGTGACGGCCTCGCCACGGACTGGCACCGCACGCACCTCACGTCCCGCGCCGTCGGCGGGGCGGGACTGGTGATGACCGAAGCCACCGCCGTCGAACCGCGCGGCCGCATCTCGCCCGAGGACCTCGGCCTCTGGAGCGACGAGCACGCCCGCGCGCTCGAACCGATAACCGAGTTCATTCGCCAACAGGGCAGCGTCCCGGCCATCCAGTTGGCCCACGCGGGGCGGAAGGCCGCGACCAGTCGCCCGTGGGAGGGGCACGACCCGCTTCAACCCGACGAGGGCGGCTGGGAAGCCGTCGGTCCGAGCGGCGACCCGTGGCCCTACGAGGACGGTGAGGCGCCGCCCACGAAGAAACTCGACCGAGACGGCATCGACGACGTAATCCAGTCGTTCCGGACGGCCGCCGAACGCGCCTGTGACGCCGGATTCGAGGTCGCGGAGGTCCACGCCGCCCACGGCTATCTCCTTCACGAGTTCTGCTCGCCGGTGACGAACCACCGCGAGGACGGCTACGGCGGCGACTTCGAGGGCCGAACCCGACTCGTCCGCGAGGTCACCGCCGCCGTCCGCGAGGTGTGGCCCGACGGCAAGCCCGTGTTCGTCCGCATCTCCGCGACCGATTGGCTCCCCGACCGCGAGTCGTGGACCGTCGACGACTCCGTGCGACTCGCCGACCGCCTCGCAGACGCCGGTGCGGACCTGATAGACGTGAGCGGCGGCGGCATCCACCCCGAATCCCGCCCCGACTACGCTGGCCCGAACTACCAACTGGCCTACGCCGAGCGCATCCGCGAAGAGACCGAGTCGGACATCGCCGTCGGCGCGGTCGGCGGCATCACCACCCCCGAACAGGCCGAGGCAATCGTCGCGAACGACCGCGCCGACCTCGCTATCGTCGGCCGCGAACACCTACGAGACCCCTACTTCGCCATGCACGCCGCCGAGGCGCTGGACGCGACCGACGAAGTCGAGGGGCCACCCCAGTATCGACGCGCGTTCGGGTTCTAG
- a CDS encoding DUF368 domain-containing protein — protein sequence MTTADQTAEESPTLRGSVPPVREWARTFAIGICMGSADAVPGVSGGTIALIAGIYGRLIAMITAITPERVWTFLGAFVPTDGRVSVREALAVWEEIDGWFGLALAIGVFTAIIVVTRIVHVASEEVPTLLFGFFFGLIAASAIVLLRELHIETAFQAAAGVVGFGIAFLLSGPVAFLDGGGLLVVFVAGAVAVSAMILPGISGSLLLVILGQYTRMSTTLSTFVDSLAGLVTGGSLAQTIQSGTVVVTFVLGGLVGLFTISRAVRRALDRNRRATMAFLVALVVGALRAPISEVQSTAGFSADTLLAFAAAALVGAVALLLLDWYAVDLDLDSV from the coding sequence ATGACGACTGCCGACCAGACGGCCGAGGAGTCGCCGACGCTCCGCGGGTCAGTCCCGCCGGTTCGCGAGTGGGCCCGCACGTTCGCAATCGGTATCTGCATGGGGAGCGCCGACGCCGTCCCGGGGGTCTCCGGCGGAACGATAGCGCTCATCGCGGGCATCTACGGCCGCCTCATCGCCATGATTACCGCCATCACCCCCGAGCGCGTCTGGACGTTTCTCGGGGCGTTCGTCCCGACCGACGGCCGCGTCTCCGTTCGCGAGGCGCTGGCCGTCTGGGAGGAGATAGACGGCTGGTTCGGCCTCGCACTGGCGATCGGCGTCTTCACGGCGATTATCGTCGTCACCCGCATCGTCCACGTCGCCAGCGAAGAAGTCCCGACGCTCCTGTTCGGCTTCTTCTTCGGCCTTATCGCCGCCTCCGCCATCGTGCTGCTTCGAGAGTTGCACATCGAGACGGCGTTTCAGGCCGCCGCGGGCGTCGTCGGGTTCGGTATCGCCTTCCTGCTGTCGGGACCGGTCGCCTTCCTCGACGGCGGCGGCCTGCTCGTCGTCTTCGTCGCCGGGGCCGTCGCCGTCAGCGCGATGATTCTCCCGGGCATCTCGGGGTCGCTCCTGCTGGTCATCCTCGGTCAGTACACCCGAATGTCGACGACGCTGAGCACGTTCGTCGACAGCCTCGCGGGCCTCGTGACGGGCGGGTCGCTCGCCCAGACGATCCAGAGCGGGACCGTCGTCGTGACGTTCGTCCTCGGGGGATTGGTCGGCCTGTTCACCATCTCCCGGGCGGTCCGGCGCGCGCTCGACCGGAACCGCCGGGCCACGATGGCGTTTCTGGTCGCCCTCGTCGTCGGCGCGCTTCGTGCCCCCATCTCGGAGGTCCAATCGACCGCCGGGTTCTCAGCGGACACGCTACTGGCGTTCGCCGCCGCCGCTCTCGTCGGAGCGGTCGCACTACTCTTGCTCGACTGGTACGCCGTCGACCTGGACCTCGATTCGGTGTGA
- a CDS encoding prenyltransferase: MSTVTDRLRGVAPSRETRLGYLFWLSRPRFWLYQGGPVVVAVTYAAAGPSELFSPLAVALFLYFTIPANVFLYGVNDVFDRDVDEHNPKKDEGREVSYRGDALTVAAIVGSGLLAAAFLPRLPTLGVVALLAWAALSVEYSAPPLRFKTTPFLDSLSNGLYILPGVVAYAAVAGVAPPAAAVAGAWLWTMGMHTFSAIPDIDPDREAGIQTTATYLGESRTYYYCAACWLAAAATFALTHWAFGALLLVYPALVFGILAVGVDVEEAYWWYPAINGLVGMAFTLVGLWVMLYG; this comes from the coding sequence ATGAGCACCGTCACGGACCGTCTGCGCGGGGTCGCTCCCTCCCGAGAGACGCGCCTGGGCTACCTGTTCTGGCTCTCTCGCCCCCGATTCTGGCTGTATCAGGGCGGTCCCGTCGTCGTCGCGGTGACCTACGCGGCCGCGGGGCCGAGCGAACTGTTCTCGCCGCTGGCCGTCGCGCTGTTCCTGTACTTCACGATTCCGGCGAACGTCTTCCTCTACGGCGTCAACGACGTGTTCGACCGGGATGTCGACGAACACAACCCGAAGAAAGACGAGGGTCGCGAGGTCAGCTATCGCGGCGACGCCCTCACCGTCGCCGCTATCGTCGGGTCCGGACTGCTCGCGGCGGCGTTCCTCCCGCGGTTGCCGACGCTCGGCGTCGTCGCGTTGCTCGCGTGGGCGGCCCTCTCCGTCGAGTACTCCGCGCCGCCCCTGCGCTTCAAGACGACGCCGTTTCTGGACTCGCTGTCGAACGGCCTGTACATCCTGCCGGGCGTCGTCGCCTACGCCGCCGTCGCGGGCGTCGCGCCGCCCGCCGCGGCCGTCGCGGGCGCGTGGCTCTGGACGATGGGGATGCACACGTTCTCGGCGATTCCGGACATCGACCCGGACCGAGAGGCGGGCATCCAGACGACGGCGACGTACCTCGGGGAGTCCCGGACGTACTACTACTGCGCGGCGTGTTGGCTCGCGGCCGCGGCCACGTTCGCCCTCACGCACTGGGCGTTCGGCGCGCTTTTGCTCGTCTACCCCGCCCTCGTCTTCGGTATCCTTGCCGTCGGCGTCGACGTTGAGGAGGCCTACTGGTGGTATCCCGCCATCAACGGCCTCGTCGGGATGGCCTTCACGCTCGTCGGCCTGTGGGTGATGCTGTATGGCTGA